The DNA sequence TGGAATGATAAAAAACGATGGCCAAGGAGAAACACGAACAAGGACGGGGGAGTAAGGAtacgaaaaggaaaaggtgggatatatatatataaccaAGAGCTTGCAATGAATCACAGCTATGCCTATTGTTGCAAATTGCACATGGTCAACTGCTCGCTGTGAATCGCCATTGTTGCAGCACTGCCTCTCACGGAAGCGAAGCGAAGCACAATACTAATGGTTGTGTATTCAGAATAGCTTCATCCCATGTTACCATCACTGATTGACGCATCTCACAAAAGCAAGGCCCACAATACATCACGGTGAAATTCACAATACAAAGGCGAACTTGGACGTCTATTCAGCCACCTGCCTATTGTGATGAGCTCTGCAGGCACTACGCTATTGACATTCACAATGGGTCTCAATAGAGGCAGCCGAAGCAAAATCCCGTTGAGTCTTCAATATGGTAACTATATGTGAAATATCTACCGGATCGGTTCAAGAAAATGCATGGCAGAGCTATCGAACGAAGCtgataggtaggtagatgAAATTACGCCATCACTGATACAAAGAAAAGCGAGCCCCAGACACACACTATGTTTGCTGTGAAAGTTGAGCTGGCGTGGTCTACTTGGTCTCCAATGTTAAAGATCCCTCTTGGTCTTGCTCGCATATCAAATTGACTCAGAGACAGTACAATATCTTCTTCTCATAGTTCTGCGGGTATCGGTGAGCGGCTTCCATATTAGTGGCAGCAGGTAGAGTTTGAACAATCATTAGGTTGAACTTGCACGTATATTGTATCGTCTGCGATTCTGTCCatgcagcctctttttttttttttttttttttttttttttttaaatttacAAATATTTCGTCTGAGAAACAGAGCTACCAATTacgtttctttcttctccttttaGCCTTTTGAACTGGCcgtttcttctccttcatttctgcctcgtcttcccttttctttgcctctgccttctctctctctattgcTTTTCGCAAACTTGGCTCATGTACATTGTACCAAAACCAGTTAGGAGGCTGGAACATCGTGAGGTCGGGCCATTGGGCAAGAAACCAGTCATATCGCGCCTGAGCGGAATATAAATGTTTGGGTACCCAGCCTTCCCCATCCATTAATGCCCATGTACCTTTGAATAGGTGAAGTGGATGCTTGGGATTGGTTGGTGGAGGTTTGCCCTGGGGAGCGGACCACTTGGAGTTGTAAAGACCTCGGATCTTTGCGATGCTGAAATCTAAGAGAACGACGCGACCTTTGTCTGGGTCTACCATGATGTTGCGCGGCGCGAAATCGTGCTGGTTGACCCCGTAGAACCCGAGCCAGGCGTATATCTCAAAGGCTCTCGCTAGCAGCTGCATCCTAACTTGGGCCGGTATGCTTTCAACTCTACCCTCTGTGATGATGGACCGCATACTGGGGAAAGCAAAGTActccatcaagatcaagcgcACGTCTCGTCGTTGACCGTCCAGTAGTTGGCTTTCCCAGGTATAGCTCCCATAGTATCGTGGTATTGACCCTTTCAGAGCTTCTCGCACCCGAGGGTAGCCAACAGTGTGCTCCTTGTCCATGTCTTGCAATGTCACAAACGCCGCGGCTTCGTTGGTGAATTCCAAGTCTGCATTGTAGGTAATGTCGTCCATGTCCCACAGGTAGTATAGTGGATCGTAGATTTTGGCGACAAGCGGTGTCTCGCCGTCCTCGAAATGACACTTGACGACTTGAGCGCCACGGCCATCGCCACACCTGATCTGGCTGTCGATTACTATGGTGCGCGTTTCTGGATTGGCGATGGGTTTGCCTTGGAGCGGCGGATATTGAAGACAGAAGCGGCTGGCTGTATCGAATTGCTTCCAGGGGAACATGCGCTCGACGCGAGAAGTCATATCGCGATACATGAATCCAAACGGGGGATGAGGCATGCATTGTTGGATTTTCAACACGGCGCCAGGAACATATGGCAAGCCCGGCTTGAGGTCGTCTTTGATAGGCGGGTCGGGAGGATGATCCATGATGCTCTGTTCTAGCTTGCTCGATGGAATGCGAGAAATGATTGGATTTCGGGATCCAACTGAGATGGGGGAGACGATATGGTTGCTATGCCAGGAAAAAGCAGAATGAATGgaaagtgaagagaagaaagagaagacggaAAGCGCTGCATGCCATTGGCTTTAGCGTGAAAGCGGTGCTAGCGTGCGTGATTCACTGCATCGCATCAGCCTCAACTTCAACCTCAACTTTGGCCCAAAGTTTGTGACGAGGTAGCGGCAACAACAGCCGACGTGCAGTGTCGACTTGGAGGTTCCAATGACTGACACTTTAAGTTGTTTGAGATCGGCACTTGTAggactacctacctaccagcccgggggggggggggggtttagTTACAGTTATGGGCCAAAAGCCAGTGGACGCTATACTATGTACCActaaaagttatattttttaaaaattcATAATTAAATCTATAAAATACATATGCAGGTAATTAAAGTGAAAATTTAATAGTTATTCAtgaatattttatatttttataatacttacttataatatttaaatctATAGCAGCTgttataaattaaagctGTTAGATTATCCCCTCCTAAACTTGGTGtgtctttattttttcccGCTTGTAAATTTTTGGCCCCTAACTGTATCATTACCAGATGAACAGCGCTAATTTAGGGTTAAAAAACAAGGGTATTGCTATTCGGGGCGGTATTTTCACTTTACTGGTCCCGTTTAGGATACTAGCTTCAGCGGATCTCACGCTGGCCCACCAAAATGCAGTGTGATGCACTGGAATATACAAAATTACAAGTAGTTCAAAATAAATAACGGGTCTTTAGCCCCAACTTGAGCGCTGTTCATCTGGTAATGGTCACCAAAAACACACCCCTGGGTTCCTAGGTTCCTATAATAGTACCTACCTGTACTCCGTACCCACTACTACTATTTACctactacctaggtagtggTTCTACTAGGTACTTGTAGTACTTAGTAAGTCTGCAgcaacaacttcaacaaaGAGTGTACGTGTATCAGACTGACTACTACTATATTAGCCAATCAACCCTCGGCATATGGTTTGCGACGACT is a window from the Trichoderma atroviride chromosome 5, complete sequence genome containing:
- a CDS encoding uncharacterized protein (EggNog:ENOG41) is translated as MDHPPDPPIKDDLKPGLPYVPGAVLKIQQCMPHPPFGFMYRDMTSRVERMFPWKQFDTASRFCLQYPPLQGKPIANPETRTIVIDSQIRCGDGRGAQVVKCHFEDGETPLVAKIYDPLYYLWDMDDITYNADLEFTNEAAAFVTLQDMDKEHTVGYPRVREALKGSIPRYYGSYTWESQLLDGQRRDVRLILMEYFAFPSMRSIITEGRVESIPAQVRMQLLARAFEIYAWLGFYGVNQHDFAPRNIMVDPDKGRVVLLDFSIAKIRGLYNSKWSAPQGKPPPTNPKHPLHLFKGTWALMDGEGWVPKHLYSAQARYDWFLAQWPDLTMFQPPNWFWYNVHEPSLRKAIEREKAEAKKREDEAEMKEKKRPVQKAKRRRKKRNW